In Desulfomonile tiedjei DSM 6799, a genomic segment contains:
- a CDS encoding RnfABCDGE type electron transport complex subunit D, with the protein MEPHWAVSVSPHIRMGKTTAGIMWTVLASLIPAMLLSVYVFGLRGLLVTLVSVISCMAVEAISQKALGRPVSVSDGSAALTGVLMAFVIPPGVPYWMPIIGAVAAIFINKELMGGIGFNIWNPALVGRAILTAAFPVYMTTAWIAPIDWSKSGLGAYVSGLDAVSTATPLQVLKQYGFSALTQQFGDLTTIYQNFFLGIRPGCIGETSALLILLGGLFLMIRGIITWHIPVSTIATVAILSWTFGGETWFSGQPLVHVLSGGLMLGAFYMATDYVTSPAVKSAQIVFGIGVGALTVLIRLKGGYPEGVAYSILLMNCLTPSLDEWFKPQRFAPPKQAPVAAVK; encoded by the coding sequence ATGGAACCCCATTGGGCCGTTTCGGTATCTCCTCACATTAGAATGGGGAAAACCACTGCCGGCATCATGTGGACCGTACTCGCATCGCTTATACCTGCGATGCTGCTCTCCGTGTATGTGTTCGGCCTGAGGGGATTGTTGGTCACGCTTGTGAGCGTGATCTCATGTATGGCTGTAGAAGCGATTTCTCAAAAAGCGCTGGGCAGACCGGTCTCAGTCAGCGATGGAAGCGCCGCCTTAACCGGAGTGCTCATGGCTTTCGTGATCCCGCCCGGTGTGCCGTATTGGATGCCGATCATCGGTGCTGTTGCCGCGATTTTCATCAACAAAGAGTTGATGGGCGGAATCGGGTTCAACATCTGGAACCCGGCACTCGTCGGTCGAGCTATTCTCACTGCGGCCTTCCCGGTGTACATGACAACCGCCTGGATTGCTCCTATTGACTGGTCGAAATCCGGTCTGGGGGCTTATGTGAGCGGTTTGGATGCCGTATCCACCGCAACGCCGCTGCAAGTACTCAAGCAGTACGGCTTTTCCGCTCTCACGCAACAATTCGGCGATCTGACCACCATTTACCAGAATTTCTTTCTGGGAATTCGACCCGGTTGTATCGGTGAAACCTCCGCATTGCTGATTCTGCTTGGCGGTCTGTTTCTCATGATCCGGGGCATCATCACTTGGCACATACCTGTTTCCACCATTGCAACCGTTGCAATTCTCTCCTGGACTTTCGGCGGAGAAACATGGTTTTCAGGTCAGCCGCTGGTGCACGTGCTCTCCGGTGGACTCATGCTGGGTGCTTTCTATATGGCCACCGATTACGTGACATCCCCGGCGGTTAAATCTGCTCAGATTGTGTTCGGTATCGGCGTCGGCGCATTGACGGTACTCATACGTTTGAAAGGCGGTTACCCTGAGGGAGTGGCGTATTCGATCCTGCTCATGAACTGCCTTACACCGAGTCTGGATGAGTGGTTTAAACCCCAGAGATTTGCACCGCCTAAACAGGCTCCCGTCGCGGCCGTGAAGTAG